The sequence below is a genomic window from Daphnia pulicaria isolate SC F1-1A chromosome 6, SC_F0-13Bv2, whole genome shotgun sequence.
TTTGTTTGAGAGCTACAAAAATATCATTCGAAACAGAGAGCCGCATCATCGGTACATTAAAGAGTATAACATTTACGAAACCTCTGTTAAGACTAGAATATAAAATTCGACAAAAATAATCCCTAGCCTTagtgtttcatttttatcttAGGAAAGTAGCCTACACATATATAGGCTCCGATGCGCAATACTATGATTTTCAGCAGCACCTTTTCCGGCTGTAAATATATGCACAAACTATCAAAACTGAcattgttatattttttaaataatgactGATTGAAGTCTTCAATTATATTTCTAACATTTAAACACAAAATCATGAGTGCAAGCCAATTTCAAGTAGTGTAGATTATACAtcctttgttttttcatcctcCTCTGCTATGGGTGTTTGAATTTTACTTACAGCATCTGTTtatcaaaacaattattttggataagcttaaaaaaaaaattaaaaaatgtatgtATGCAGTATGAACTAGCCTTCAAATTGATGTGGGTATTGAGATGCTGCTTTGGCTTTCATGATTTTGATTCTCTTGAAGATATTCTCCAAGTCCTTTTTTACTTCATTCAAAAGCTGTGCATGCTTCTTGAATTCTACATTAGCCTTTTGAAGGTGAACTTGGGACAGAGTATTACAGTTGACTAGCATTTCATTTGTCTTTTCAAACCGTTGAAGCCTATAGAAAGTCAAAGtaataagaaaatgataaatttAAGTATAGTGTGAATAGTATGGAGTTTACTTGAACTCCTCCAAAATTACATTTGTTTCTGTGCCCGAATAATGTGATCAATGTCATGTTGGTTAGTGAACCCTGCAAGACCTTGAACAAAAACTTCAGCAGgagtgaaatttgaaaaacactcGAAACCTAGTTCACTTTCATGCATTGACAAGTAATTCTCCATTGCCTGCACAAAATTAAAGTAAGAATATGATCACAGAAAGGTTCAGCTTTGAATAATCCAATAATGTTACAATaatcaaacaataaaattcTTAAATCGTTCTTAATCCATTCAAACGCGCTCATCTTTTTTACCTAACCATCAAGTCATCAATATTagtcaaaaaaagaagctagACAGCGCTGGAGGCTAGAACCTAGACAGCAGTGACAGTCAGAAAGAGCAGACAGACAAACAATTaaaccaaattaaaattattattattcattaaaATAGCCAAGGCCTGGGAATATTGTACACAAAACGTGTTCTGTGAAGGCATCTAGCGGATGCTACATTACTAAGATTTTCAATAGACAGAAAATTTCCAACCGTATCCATTATTAAAATCAGAAcatgaataaattttaattttaattcctTGTATCTTCGTAATCGTTCAGTTCGTATCTATGTGATTGATATGGCTAATTAAAAACTGTCTGGCC
It includes:
- the LOC124343474 gene encoding kxDL motif-containing protein CG10681-like, which gives rise to MENYLSMHESELGFECFSNFTPAEVFVQGLAGFTNQHDIDHIIRAQKQMLQRFEKTNEMLVNCNTLSQVHLQKANVEFKKHAQLLNEVKKDLENIFKRIKIMKAKAASQYPHQFEDAVSKIQTPIAEEDEKTKDV